In Pseudobythopirellula maris, a single window of DNA contains:
- a CDS encoding DUF502 domain-containing protein, with translation MVATTPPAHEPPKKAPLDPFRRAVLSGLGLLLPPLLTIVIFLWVGNTVARYLLTPLEDATRYMLVEYGSDIRTEGSFPPGDINDQTARDDDGKLFRRTPDGLFIPDSIYESVAARRGSARVLPTTAEGFYGAYVNKTWLQPWLVVPVFLSVFLLLLYVLGKFLAAGIGRFFWNRFELVITRLPLVSNVYSSVKQVTDFIFTDPDLGFTRVVAVEYPRKGVWTVAFVTGDSLLDIESAANESVMTVLIPTSPMPFTGFTITVKKSETVDLNLTMDQAFQFVVSCGVVVPPHQFTMLVRERMEEAAESLPAADAKPSKNGKSALAPPSTPTAQPDTPPPATRPLAQEGVAPLPQPDSDASDDAE, from the coding sequence ATGGTCGCCACGACCCCACCAGCCCACGAGCCGCCCAAGAAGGCGCCCCTCGACCCGTTCCGCCGTGCGGTGCTGAGCGGGCTCGGGCTGCTGCTGCCGCCGTTGCTGACGATCGTCATCTTCCTGTGGGTCGGCAACACGGTCGCGCGGTACCTGCTCACGCCGCTCGAAGACGCCACGCGTTACATGCTCGTGGAGTACGGCTCCGACATCCGCACCGAGGGATCGTTCCCGCCGGGCGACATCAACGACCAAACCGCCCGAGACGACGACGGAAAGCTGTTCCGCCGCACGCCAGACGGGCTTTTCATCCCCGACTCGATCTACGAATCGGTCGCCGCGCGGCGGGGCTCGGCGCGCGTTCTGCCGACCACGGCCGAAGGGTTCTACGGCGCGTACGTCAACAAGACGTGGCTGCAGCCGTGGCTCGTGGTGCCGGTCTTCCTGTCGGTCTTCCTGCTGCTGCTCTACGTGCTCGGCAAGTTCCTGGCGGCCGGCATAGGGCGGTTCTTCTGGAACCGGTTCGAGTTGGTCATCACGAGGTTGCCGCTCGTGAGCAACGTCTATTCGTCCGTCAAGCAAGTGACCGACTTCATCTTCACCGACCCCGACCTCGGGTTCACCCGCGTCGTGGCGGTCGAGTACCCGCGCAAGGGGGTGTGGACCGTCGCGTTTGTCACGGGCGACAGCTTGCTCGATATCGAGAGCGCGGCGAACGAATCGGTGATGACGGTGCTGATCCCGACCTCGCCGATGCCGTTCACCGGGTTCACGATCACCGTCAAGAAGAGCGAGACGGTCGACCTGAACCTGACGATGGACCAGGCCTTCCAGTTCGTCGTGAGCTGCGGCGTGGTGGTGCCGCCGCACCAGTTCACCATGCTGGTCCGAGAGCGCATGGAAGAGGCGGCCGAGTCGCTGCCCGCCGCCGACGCCAAGCCGAGCAAGAACGGCAAGTCGGCGCTCGCCCCGCCGAGCACGCCCACCGCGCAGCCCGACACGCCCCCCCCCGCGACGCGTCCGCTCGCCCAGGAGGGCGTCGCCCCGTTGCCCCAACCCGATTCCGACGCCTCGGACGACGCCGAATAA
- the hemC gene encoding hydroxymethylbilane synthase, which yields MSDSTIRIGTRGSRLARWQADWVAGELRRLGHEVAIVEITTAGDAQKTGPIGAIGTQGVFTKEIQRALLAGSVDLAVHSLKDLPTTPTPGLVLAAVPERESPFDALIVRQDRIDGGAATLDSLPRGARVGTGSVRRKAQLLHLRPDLVVGDLRGNVETRLAKLEAGEHDAIVLAEAGLVRLGLRGRITQRLAGVIIPAPGQGALGLECRADDTATSEAANRLNRHEDHAATTAERAALARLEGGCLAALGAHALAENETLALTALVLSESGDRCLQVDEVGPLAEAQALGERVADALLAQGAAALLRERQA from the coding sequence GTGAGCGACTCTACGATCCGTATCGGCACCCGCGGCAGCCGGCTCGCGCGGTGGCAGGCCGACTGGGTGGCGGGCGAGTTGCGGCGGCTCGGCCACGAGGTCGCGATCGTCGAGATCACCACCGCCGGCGACGCCCAGAAGACGGGCCCGATCGGCGCCATCGGCACGCAGGGCGTTTTCACGAAAGAGATCCAGCGGGCGTTGCTAGCAGGGTCGGTCGATCTTGCTGTGCACAGCCTCAAGGACTTGCCGACCACGCCCACGCCGGGGCTCGTGCTGGCGGCCGTGCCCGAACGTGAGTCGCCCTTCGACGCGCTGATCGTCCGCCAGGACCGGATCGACGGCGGCGCCGCGACGCTCGATTCCTTGCCCCGCGGCGCCCGGGTCGGCACGGGCAGTGTGAGACGCAAGGCGCAGCTGCTGCACCTCCGGCCCGACCTGGTGGTCGGCGACCTGCGCGGCAACGTGGAGACGCGGCTCGCGAAACTCGAAGCGGGCGAGCACGACGCGATCGTGCTCGCCGAGGCGGGACTCGTGCGGCTAGGTTTGCGGGGAAGAATCACGCAGCGGCTCGCCGGGGTGATCATTCCCGCGCCGGGCCAAGGCGCCTTGGGCTTGGAGTGCCGGGCCGACGACACGGCGACTAGTGAAGCCGCCAACAGGCTCAACCGCCACGAAGACCACGCCGCGACAACGGCCGAGCGGGCCGCACTCGCCCGACTCGAGGGGGGCTGCCTCGCCGCCCTGGGCGCCCACGCCCTCGCCGAGAACGAAACGCTAGCACTCACCGCGCTCGTGCTGAGCGAGAGCGGCGATCGTTGCTTGCAGGTCGACGAAGTCGGCCCGCTAGCCGAAGCGCAAGCCTTGGGCGAGCGAGTCGCCGACGCGCTGCTGGCCCAGGGGGCGGCGGCGTTGCTGCGCGAGCGGCAGGCTTAG
- a CDS encoding LptF/LptG family permease, with translation MPRLIDRHLLWQFAVFFLICYISLTGLYIVIDAFGRLDNFVDHAKGGEEGLFAVLVRYYSVRAIAFFNQMSGVLALIAAMFTVTWIQRHNELTALMAAGLPASRVIRPVIVAALLIAVGAVAVREVVIPRWRNELAFDSKNLAGDGVAPLKPRYDALSDVLLGGDGVSIARGVIVGANFVFPPDVVGYGKQITAEEAVNLRADGARPAGYLMRGVSSPAEIGTRPSLRTREGELLVVTHQDAPWLAEDEAYFVSDVPVRLLAADGQWRDNATTRELIDELARPSTELGQDIRVAVHSRLLSPLLDATLLMLGLPLIVSRGANNPFLAIGLAVAVITAFFAVSLGSQALGAAGWLKPTLAAWLPLIVFAPPAAALTQTIDR, from the coding sequence ATGCCCCGACTAATCGACCGGCACCTGCTCTGGCAGTTCGCGGTGTTCTTCCTGATCTGCTACATCAGCCTCACGGGGCTGTACATCGTGATCGACGCCTTCGGCCGGCTCGACAACTTTGTCGACCACGCCAAGGGGGGGGAGGAAGGGCTCTTCGCCGTGCTGGTGCGCTACTACTCCGTGCGTGCGATCGCGTTCTTCAACCAGATGAGCGGTGTGCTCGCGTTGATCGCGGCGATGTTCACCGTCACCTGGATCCAACGCCACAACGAGCTAACAGCCTTGATGGCCGCGGGTTTGCCGGCCTCGCGCGTGATCAGGCCGGTGATCGTCGCCGCGTTGCTGATCGCCGTGGGCGCGGTGGCTGTCCGCGAAGTGGTCATCCCACGTTGGCGCAACGAGCTGGCGTTCGACTCGAAGAACCTGGCGGGCGACGGCGTCGCGCCACTCAAGCCGCGGTACGACGCGCTGAGCGACGTGCTGCTGGGAGGCGATGGCGTTTCGATCGCGCGCGGCGTGATCGTCGGCGCCAACTTCGTGTTCCCGCCCGACGTGGTCGGCTACGGCAAGCAGATCACCGCCGAGGAGGCCGTGAACCTGCGGGCCGACGGCGCCCGGCCGGCCGGCTACTTGATGCGCGGCGTGTCGTCGCCCGCCGAGATCGGCACGCGGCCGTCGCTGCGTACGCGCGAGGGCGAGCTGCTGGTCGTCACCCACCAAGACGCGCCTTGGCTGGCCGAAGACGAGGCATATTTCGTCAGCGACGTGCCGGTGCGGCTGCTCGCCGCCGACGGCCAGTGGCGCGACAACGCGACGACGCGCGAGCTGATCGACGAGCTGGCCCGCCCCAGCACCGAGCTGGGCCAAGACATCCGCGTGGCGGTCCACAGCCGCCTGCTCTCGCCGCTGCTCGACGCCACACTGCTGATGCTCGGCTTGCCGCTGATCGTCTCGCGTGGGGCCAACAACCCGTTCCTGGCGATCGGCCTAGCGGTTGCCGTGATCACGGCGTTTTTCGCGGTCTCGCTCGGCAGCCAGGCCCTCGGCGCCGCCGGCTGGCTCAAGCCGACGCTGGCGGCGTGGCTTCCGCTGATCGTCTTCGCCCCGCCGGCGGCGGCGCTCACGCAGACGATCGACCGCTGA
- a CDS encoding flagellar hook-basal body protein: MPYGLYLSAEGAQAQSRRLEAIANNMANANTVGFKPDVALFQSRFAEAIQQNQAVPGIGGPNDIGGGVKAIETVTNFAPGKLQKTGNAADLAIIGQGFFQVAAPGGEALLTRAGNFSVDSQNRLVMAGSNMPVLDAGGSAIELDPALPWGVSPGGSIEQAGELTPLAIVEPESLGDLQKAGANLFRSRSEPLPVAPQNREVRQYFLEMSGANPTTEMMSMIETSRAFEANTKMIQNHDQMLSGLVNRVLSV; the protein is encoded by the coding sequence ATGCCATACGGACTCTACTTGTCGGCCGAGGGCGCCCAGGCGCAATCCCGCCGCCTCGAGGCGATCGCCAACAACATGGCCAACGCGAACACGGTCGGCTTCAAGCCGGACGTCGCGTTGTTCCAGTCGCGATTCGCCGAAGCGATCCAACAGAATCAAGCCGTGCCAGGCATCGGCGGACCCAACGACATCGGCGGCGGCGTCAAGGCGATCGAGACCGTCACGAACTTCGCGCCCGGCAAGCTGCAGAAGACCGGCAACGCCGCCGACCTGGCGATCATCGGCCAAGGCTTCTTCCAGGTCGCGGCCCCCGGCGGTGAGGCGTTGCTCACGCGTGCCGGCAACTTCTCGGTCGATTCTCAGAACCGTCTGGTGATGGCCGGCAGCAACATGCCGGTGCTCGACGCCGGTGGATCGGCCATCGAACTCGACCCGGCTCTGCCGTGGGGCGTCTCGCCCGGCGGCTCGATCGAACAAGCGGGCGAGCTCACCCCGCTGGCGATCGTCGAGCCCGAGTCGCTCGGCGACCTGCAGAAGGCGGGGGCGAACCTGTTCCGCTCGCGCTCCGAGCCGCTCCCCGTGGCGCCGCAAAACCGCGAGGTCCGGCAGTACTTCCTCGAGATGTCGGGCGCCAACCCGACGACCGAGATGATGTCGATGATCGAGACCTCGCGGGCCTTCGAGGCCAACACCAAGATGATCCAGAACCACGACCAGATGCTCAGCGGCCTCGTGAATCGCGTGCTGTCGGTCTGA
- a CDS encoding phosphoribosyltransferase family protein: protein MPQPWITAATHAVADLVFPERCALCAASTADQAVGRRGFCFACLRDLAPFDGPRCGRCALPRPPDASPSAEPGCPACRAERYAFDGAWAWGPYQGALRHAVLLAKRRSGRGVAAALGEQMSVGLADLLAADASEAPPLVAPIPSPWRRRVRRGVTPAEEIARSLARAARLPLALGLLRTAKSPARQASVAPSDRWRNVRGAFRVSERLRRLGADRIGGSQRLEGRTVLLVDDVLTTGATCDAAARALRKAGSGRVVAVVAARRVGGL from the coding sequence ATGCCCCAGCCCTGGATCACCGCCGCCACGCACGCCGTCGCCGACTTGGTGTTCCCCGAGCGGTGCGCGCTCTGCGCGGCGTCGACGGCTGATCAGGCCGTGGGGCGTCGCGGGTTCTGCTTTGCTTGTCTGAGGGACCTCGCTCCGTTCGACGGGCCGAGGTGCGGCCGCTGCGCGCTGCCGCGGCCGCCCGACGCGTCCCCCTCCGCCGAGCCGGGTTGCCCCGCTTGCCGCGCGGAGCGTTACGCCTTCGATGGCGCCTGGGCGTGGGGGCCCTACCAAGGAGCGCTTCGCCACGCGGTGCTGCTCGCCAAGCGTCGGTCGGGACGCGGCGTGGCGGCGGCGCTGGGGGAGCAAATGAGCGTGGGCTTGGCCGACCTGCTCGCCGCGGACGCCAGCGAAGCGCCGCCGCTCGTGGCGCCGATCCCGTCGCCGTGGCGTCGTCGGGTGCGGCGTGGCGTGACGCCGGCCGAGGAGATCGCGCGTTCTCTGGCTCGCGCCGCGCGGCTGCCGCTCGCGCTCGGTTTGCTCCGCACCGCCAAGTCGCCCGCTCGTCAGGCGAGCGTCGCGCCGAGCGATCGCTGGCGAAATGTCCGTGGCGCGTTCCGTGTGAGTGAGCGTTTGCGTCGCCTTGGGGCAGACCGCATAGGTGGGTCGCAGCGGTTGGAGGGGCGGACGGTCTTGCTGGTCGACGACGTCCTCACCACCGGCGCCACCTGCGACGCGGCGGCTAGGGCCCTCCGCAAGGCGGGATCCGGGCGGGTCGTGGCGGTCGTGGCGGCAAGACGCGTCGGGGGGCTCTAG